The following are encoded in a window of Vigna unguiculata cultivar IT97K-499-35 chromosome 8, ASM411807v1, whole genome shotgun sequence genomic DNA:
- the LOC114194498 gene encoding B3 domain-containing protein Os11g0197600-like, whose amino-acid sequence MGCDCGGKLNLRKPHFYEVYSSAFSSHRLKIPDGFVCRMEGRTHGSFSLTGPSGNVWTVQLLKQDNDLFFHHGWSSFVVDHSLECGDLLVFRYEGHLHFTVQVFDKDACEKEAAFTSECSQSSSDFEEIVGQKRDAKESSSLDIAFDGVAKKRRGCKYDNRELEPGFVGKELLRYEVVRPIRMFRETEETSKACLASNNLVPFHMDNRNEGAAILYRSGKEDGHYFLGGVSLSNVSAQDEKKVAQSFTSNFPYFVRIMKSFNVSGSYTLNIPYQFSMAHLPNCKIKIILHNLKGEHWTVNSVPTTRVHTSHTLCGGWMAFVRGNNIKIGDICIFELVQECELRVHIAGVGKDDLDDQVGRANAGHAGTTRYMPMNAKVNSKSIRKVDLSDKKWPKIGQETVLSIDLKKSGRASNTSKKMGLCSQSKAAHKKLANPRRHRVEDELSSQAKSGLRMLFALDEQRVAQAFSSPFPSFVKIMKMFNVSGSYTLKIPYQFSAAHLPTYKTEVILRNSRGECWTVNSVPDAKGRTVHTFCGGWMAFVRDNDINFGDTCIFELVTQCEMQVYISGVGKEGPEHQNGHLKPDRLSILPSSC is encoded by the exons ATGGGGTGTGACTGTGGGGGGAAGTTAAATTTGAGAAAGCCTCATTTTTATGAGGTTTATTCCTCTGCCTTCAGCTCTCACAGACTG aaaattCCAGATGGATTTGTGTGTCGGATGGAGGGAAGGACGCACGGCTCATTTTCATTGACTGGTCCCAGTGGAAATGTATGGACAGTGCAATTACTTAAGCAGGACAATGATCTTTTCTTCCATCACGGATGGTCGTCATTTGTGGTGGATCATAGTCTAGAATGTGGTGACCTCTTGGTTTTCAGATACGAAGGTCACTTGCATTTTACTGTCCAAGTATTTGATAAGGATGCATGTGAGAAAGAGGCAGCATTTACGTCTGAATGTAGTCAAAGTTCGAGTGACTTTGAGGAAATTGTTGGACAGAAAAGAGACGCGAAGGAGAGTTCTTCTTTGGATATTGCATTTGATGGTGTTGCAAAGAAAAGGAGAGGTTGTAAATATGACAACCGGGAACTTGAACCAGGGTTTGTTGGTAAAGAACTATTGCGGTATGAGGTAGTAAGACCGATTAGAATGTTCAGAGAAACTGAAGAAACCTCTAAAGCTTGTTTGGCTAGTAATAACCTTGTGCCTTTTCACATGGACAATCGAAATGAAG GGGCTGCCATCCTGTACAGAAGTGGAAAGGAAGATGGTCATTATTTTCTTGGTGGAGTTTCATTATCAAATGTATCAGCACAAGATGAGAAAAAAGTTGCTCAGTCTTTTACTTCCAATTTTCCGTATTTTGTTAGAATCATGAAAAGCTTCAATGTCAGTGGTTCATATACTCTG AATATCCCATATCAGTTTTCAATGGCACACCTTCCCAATTGCAAGATAAAGATTATTCTTCATAATTTGAAAGGAGAGCATTGGACTGTTAATTCTGTGCCAACAACTAGAGTGCATACTAGTCACACACTTTGTGGAGGATGGATGGCTTTCGTTCGTGGTAATAACATTAAGATTGGAGATATCTGTATTTTTGAGCTTGTGCAAGAGTGTGAATTACGTGTTCACATTGCTGGGGTTGGAAAAGATGATCTAGACGACCAGGTTGGAAGAGCGAATGCAGGACATGCTGGAACTACCAGATATATGCCAATGAATGCTAAAGTAAACTCAAAGTCCATAAGAAAAGTTGATCTATCAGATAAAAAATGGCCCAAGATTGGTCAAGAAACTGTTTTATCCATTGACCTTAAGAAATCTGGCAGAGCTTCAAATACTTCTAAGAAGATGGGCCTGTGCTCTCAGTCCAAAGCTGCCCATAAAAAGTTGG CTAATCCTAGGAGACATCGGGTTGAAGATGAACTTAGCTCACAGGCTAAATCTGGTTTGAGAATGTTGTTTGCACTCGATGAACAAAGAGTAGCTCAAGCTTTTAGTTCCCCTTTTCCCAGTTTTGTTAAAATCATGAAAATGTTCAATGTCAGTGGCTCATACACTCTG AAAATCCCATACCAGTTCTCAGCTGCACATCTCCCAACTTACAAAACTGAAGTCATACTTCGTAATTCAAGAGGTGAATGTTGGACTGTGAACTCTGTTCCAGATGCAAAAGGGCGAACAGTTCATACCTTCTGTGGGGGTTGGATGGCCTTTGTTCGTGACAATGACATAAATTTTGGAGACACGTGCATTTTTGAATTGGTTACTCAATGTGAGATGCAGGTGTACATATCTGGGGTCGGAAAGGAAGGGCCTGAACATCAAAATGGTCACTTGAAACCTGACAGGTTATCTATCCTTCCATCTTCATGCTAA
- the LOC114194497 gene encoding uncharacterized protein LOC114194497 isoform X2: MGVKNVGTGEEEVGGENVGTGEEEVGGENLGTDEAEVGGENLRTDEAEVGGENLGTGEAEVGVENVGTGEAEVGVENLGTVEAEVGVDKGLDNERDCDDERVEVDSWIDSDADCIGDSDGDEWGCGNGGTEGVVDVEIDVDYGQGEVGPSSQNHDSEDSASESENDGRSRDRGLSDNSWESEELCSIEGSGSETEHDGMSGYFGTFKKPKSMADYKWEVGTTFVDKEQFVDGVRTYAVHAGRNLKFDKNDKERVRVRCLGAQGKCDWSLYCGFLVSCQTWQLRKVQNRHKCSREFSINLMNSKWLSKTLDNTLIENPNLKLVDIHNKAARKWNTKVSVSMAHRAKQLAAKVVEGSFKDQYRRIYDYAHEIIRSNPGSTVKVKVEDVNDEKIFMQIYTCLKACKDNFVSCRPIIGLDGCFLKGQYGGELLTAVGCDANDQMLPIAYAVVEVENKDTWTWFLELLIEDLGGDDVCRFCTFMSDQQKGLLPAIQDLLPGAEQRFCMRHLYSNFRKKFGSKQLKSLMWKAATCTHPRAWEREMHNIKEVNEDAFKYLIAIPPRYWSRSRFTMQAKCDTLVNNMSEAFNSVIVDARSKPIISMLEDIRLYIMKRWSKNRSKVQKYEGDICPKIRARLSKESDQTKYWIPSWSGQKLFEVRHVSLIGDKFTVNIESQECSCRKWLISGIPCCHAIAALNFLNLKAEDYIPHWFRRTTYEEIYNSIVLPANGQLFWETTAFPDVLPPLKRRLPGRPKKKRRLEAWELTKDNNQMRPGGHRKRCSICRALGHKRNNCPALPVHGCAERPTEAAATQPTQPTQSEPQTTQPTQSEPPPSQPPATPTPPAAPTPPVAAPTPPAPGPPPNTAVQQPSQPSYGIRKMRPKMQIRRPPHPSAD; the protein is encoded by the exons ATGGGAGTTAAGAATGTGGGCACAGGTGAAGAAGAAGTTGGAGGTGAGAATGTGGGCACAGGTGAAGAAGAAGTTGGAGGTGAGAATCTGGGTACAGATGAAGCAGAAGTTGGAGGTGAGAATCTGCGTACAGATGAAGCAGAAGTTGGAGGTGAGAATCTGGGTACAGGTGAAGCAGAAGTTGGAGTTGAGAATGTGGGTACAGGTGAAGCAGAAGTTGGAGTTGAGAATTTGGGTACAGTTGAAGCAGAAGTTGGAGTTGATAAAGGGCTGGATAATGAAAGGGATTGTGATGATGAAAGGGTTGAGGTTGATAGTTGGATTGATTCTGATGCAGACTGTATAGGAGATAGTGATGGAGACGAATGGGGTTGTGGTAATGGAGGTACTGAAGGCGTAGTTGATGTAGAAATAGATGTTGATTATGGTCAAGGCGAAGTTGGTCCTAGTTCACAAAACCATGATAGTGAAGACAGTGCAAGTGAATCAGAAAATGATGGTAGGAGTAGAGATAGAGGACTGTCTGATAATAGTTGGGAGTCAGAAGAGTTATGTAGCATTGAAGGCAGTGGTAGTGAGACAGAACATGATGGGATGAGTGGTTATTTTGGTACATTTAAGAAGCCTAAGTCCATGGCTGATTACAAATGGGAGGTGGGGACAACCTTTGTGGACAAGGAACAATTTGTTGATGGGGTACGAACGTATGCTGTTCATGCTGGTAGGAACTTGAAGTTTGACAAAAATGACAAGGAAAGAGTGCGGGTGAGATGTTTAGGGGCGCAAGGAAAGTGCGACTGGTCCCTTTATTGTGGATTTCTGGTTTCTTGTCAAACATGGCAGCTTAGGAAAGTTCAAAACCGTCATAAGTGCAGCAGAGAATTTAGTATAAATTTGATGAATTCAAAATGGTTGAGTAAAACCTTAGACAACACATTAATAGAGAATCCTAATTTGAAGCTGGTTGATATACATAATAAAGCTGCAAGGAAATGGAATACAAAGGTGTCAGTTTCAATGGCTCATAGGGCAAAGCAACTAGCAGCGAAGGTGGTTGAAGGATCTTTTAAAGATCAGTATAGAAGGATTTATGATTATGCTCATGAGATAATCAGATCAAATCCCGGATCTACAGTTAAAGTTAAAGTGGAAGATGTTAATGATGAGAAGATTTTCATGCAAATTTACACATGTCTAAAGGCATGCAAGGACAACTTTGTCAGTTGTCGACCCATAATAGGCCTTGATGGTTGTTTTTTGAAAGGACAATATGGGGGTGAGCTACTCACTGCTGTAGGTTGTGACGCAAATGACCAAATGCTTCCTATAGCCTACGCAGTAGTTGAAGTTGAGAACAAAGACACATGGACCTGGTTTTTGGAGTTGCTGATTGAGGACCTGGGAGGTGATGATGTATGTAGGTTCTGCACATTTATGTCCGACCAGCAAAAG GGTTTGCTTCCTGCCATACAAGACCTACTGCCTGGCGCTGAGCAAAGGTTTTGTATGCGTCATTTGTACAGCAATTTCAGAAAGAAGTTTGGAAGCAAGCAACTAAAAAGCTTGATGTGGAAGGCTGCAACCTGCACGCACCCAAGAGCATGGGAAAGAGAAATGCATAACATTAAAGAAGTGAACGAGGACGCCTTCAAATACCTAATAGCAATACCACCAAG ATATTGGTCCAGGTCTAGGTTTACCATGCAAGCCAAATGTGACACGTTGGTAAACAACATGAGTGAAGCCTTCAATAGCGTAATTGTGGATGCAAGATCCAAGCCAATCATCTCAATGCTGGAAGACATCCGTTTGTATATTATGAAAAGGTGGTCCAAGAATAGATCCAAGGTGCAGAAGTACGAGGGAGATATATGCCCTAAGATTCGCGCCAGATTGTCAAAAGAGTCTGACCAAACTAAGTATTGGATACCAAG TTGGTCAGGTCAGAAGTTGTTTGAAGTTAGGCATGTCTCATTAATTGGAGACAAGTTCACTGTCAACATAGAAAGCCAGGAATGCAGCTGCAGGAAATGGCTCATTAGTGGGATCCCATGCTGCCATGCAATTGCTGCACTGAACTTCCTCAACTTGAAGGCAGAAGATTACATTCCACATTGGTTCAGACGTACAACATATGAAGAGATATACAACTCCATAGTTCTTCCTGCCAATGGCCAACTTTTCTGGGAAACAACTGCCTTTCCTGATGTTCTACCACCACTTAAAAGAAGGCTGCCAGGGAGaccaaagaagaagagaaggctGGAAGCTTGGGAACTTACAAAAGATAACAACCAAATGAGGCCAGGTGGTCATAGAAAGAGATGTTCAATTTGTCGCGCACTTGGGCACAAGAGGAACAATTGTCCAGCACTTCCTGTCCATGGCTGTGCAGAACGTCCCACTGAAGCTGCAGCAACACAACCAACTCAACCCACACAAAGTGAACCACAAACAACTCAACCCACACAAAGTGAACCACCACCAAGTCAACCACCTGCAACACCCACTCCACCTGCAGCACCAACCCCACCAGTTGCAGCACCAACCCCACCAGCACCAGGACCACCACCCAATACTGCAGTACAACAGCCAAGCCAACCATCTTATGGAATTAGAAAGATGAGGCCAAAAATGCAAATAAGAAGGCCACCACATCCATCAGCAGATTAA
- the LOC114194497 gene encoding uncharacterized protein LOC114194497 isoform X1, with protein sequence MGVKNVGTGEEEVGGENVGTGEEEVGGENLGTDEAEVGGENLRTDEAEVGGENLGTGEAEVGVENVGTGEAEVGVENLGTVEAEVGVDKGLDNERDCDDERVEVDSWIDSDADCIGDSDGDEWGCGNGGTEGVVDVEIDVDYGQGEVGPSSQNHDSEDSASESENDGRSRDRGLSDNSWESEELCSIEGSGSETEHDGMSGYFGTFKKPKSMADYKWEVGTTFVDKEQFVDGVRTYAVHAGRNLKFDKNDKERVRVRCLGAQGKCDWSLYCGFLVSCQTWQLRKVQNRHKCSREFSINLMNSKWLSKTLDNTLIENPNLKLVDIHNKAARKWNTKVSVSMAHRAKQLAAKVVEGSFKDQYRRIYDYAHEIIRSNPGSTVKVKVEDVNDEKIFMQIYTCLKACKDNFVSCRPIIGLDGCFLKGQYGGELLTAVGCDANDQMLPIAYAVVEVENKDTWTWFLELLIEDLGGDDVCRFCTFMSDQQKGLLPAIQDLLPGAEQRFCMRHLYSNFRKKFGSKQLKSLMWKAATCTHPRAWEREMHNIKEVNEDAFKYLIAIPPRYWSRSRFTMQAKCDTLVNNMSEAFNSVIVDARSKPIISMLEDIRLYIMKRWSKNRSKVQKYEGDICPKIRARLSKESDQTKYWIPRYFRIWSYFSWSGQKLFEVRHVSLIGDKFTVNIESQECSCRKWLISGIPCCHAIAALNFLNLKAEDYIPHWFRRTTYEEIYNSIVLPANGQLFWETTAFPDVLPPLKRRLPGRPKKKRRLEAWELTKDNNQMRPGGHRKRCSICRALGHKRNNCPALPVHGCAERPTEAAATQPTQPTQSEPQTTQPTQSEPPPSQPPATPTPPAAPTPPVAAPTPPAPGPPPNTAVQQPSQPSYGIRKMRPKMQIRRPPHPSAD encoded by the exons ATGGGAGTTAAGAATGTGGGCACAGGTGAAGAAGAAGTTGGAGGTGAGAATGTGGGCACAGGTGAAGAAGAAGTTGGAGGTGAGAATCTGGGTACAGATGAAGCAGAAGTTGGAGGTGAGAATCTGCGTACAGATGAAGCAGAAGTTGGAGGTGAGAATCTGGGTACAGGTGAAGCAGAAGTTGGAGTTGAGAATGTGGGTACAGGTGAAGCAGAAGTTGGAGTTGAGAATTTGGGTACAGTTGAAGCAGAAGTTGGAGTTGATAAAGGGCTGGATAATGAAAGGGATTGTGATGATGAAAGGGTTGAGGTTGATAGTTGGATTGATTCTGATGCAGACTGTATAGGAGATAGTGATGGAGACGAATGGGGTTGTGGTAATGGAGGTACTGAAGGCGTAGTTGATGTAGAAATAGATGTTGATTATGGTCAAGGCGAAGTTGGTCCTAGTTCACAAAACCATGATAGTGAAGACAGTGCAAGTGAATCAGAAAATGATGGTAGGAGTAGAGATAGAGGACTGTCTGATAATAGTTGGGAGTCAGAAGAGTTATGTAGCATTGAAGGCAGTGGTAGTGAGACAGAACATGATGGGATGAGTGGTTATTTTGGTACATTTAAGAAGCCTAAGTCCATGGCTGATTACAAATGGGAGGTGGGGACAACCTTTGTGGACAAGGAACAATTTGTTGATGGGGTACGAACGTATGCTGTTCATGCTGGTAGGAACTTGAAGTTTGACAAAAATGACAAGGAAAGAGTGCGGGTGAGATGTTTAGGGGCGCAAGGAAAGTGCGACTGGTCCCTTTATTGTGGATTTCTGGTTTCTTGTCAAACATGGCAGCTTAGGAAAGTTCAAAACCGTCATAAGTGCAGCAGAGAATTTAGTATAAATTTGATGAATTCAAAATGGTTGAGTAAAACCTTAGACAACACATTAATAGAGAATCCTAATTTGAAGCTGGTTGATATACATAATAAAGCTGCAAGGAAATGGAATACAAAGGTGTCAGTTTCAATGGCTCATAGGGCAAAGCAACTAGCAGCGAAGGTGGTTGAAGGATCTTTTAAAGATCAGTATAGAAGGATTTATGATTATGCTCATGAGATAATCAGATCAAATCCCGGATCTACAGTTAAAGTTAAAGTGGAAGATGTTAATGATGAGAAGATTTTCATGCAAATTTACACATGTCTAAAGGCATGCAAGGACAACTTTGTCAGTTGTCGACCCATAATAGGCCTTGATGGTTGTTTTTTGAAAGGACAATATGGGGGTGAGCTACTCACTGCTGTAGGTTGTGACGCAAATGACCAAATGCTTCCTATAGCCTACGCAGTAGTTGAAGTTGAGAACAAAGACACATGGACCTGGTTTTTGGAGTTGCTGATTGAGGACCTGGGAGGTGATGATGTATGTAGGTTCTGCACATTTATGTCCGACCAGCAAAAG GGTTTGCTTCCTGCCATACAAGACCTACTGCCTGGCGCTGAGCAAAGGTTTTGTATGCGTCATTTGTACAGCAATTTCAGAAAGAAGTTTGGAAGCAAGCAACTAAAAAGCTTGATGTGGAAGGCTGCAACCTGCACGCACCCAAGAGCATGGGAAAGAGAAATGCATAACATTAAAGAAGTGAACGAGGACGCCTTCAAATACCTAATAGCAATACCACCAAG ATATTGGTCCAGGTCTAGGTTTACCATGCAAGCCAAATGTGACACGTTGGTAAACAACATGAGTGAAGCCTTCAATAGCGTAATTGTGGATGCAAGATCCAAGCCAATCATCTCAATGCTGGAAGACATCCGTTTGTATATTATGAAAAGGTGGTCCAAGAATAGATCCAAGGTGCAGAAGTACGAGGGAGATATATGCCCTAAGATTCGCGCCAGATTGTCAAAAGAGTCTGACCAAACTAAGTATTGGATACCAAGGTACTTTCGAATCTGGTCCTACTTTag TTGGTCAGGTCAGAAGTTGTTTGAAGTTAGGCATGTCTCATTAATTGGAGACAAGTTCACTGTCAACATAGAAAGCCAGGAATGCAGCTGCAGGAAATGGCTCATTAGTGGGATCCCATGCTGCCATGCAATTGCTGCACTGAACTTCCTCAACTTGAAGGCAGAAGATTACATTCCACATTGGTTCAGACGTACAACATATGAAGAGATATACAACTCCATAGTTCTTCCTGCCAATGGCCAACTTTTCTGGGAAACAACTGCCTTTCCTGATGTTCTACCACCACTTAAAAGAAGGCTGCCAGGGAGaccaaagaagaagagaaggctGGAAGCTTGGGAACTTACAAAAGATAACAACCAAATGAGGCCAGGTGGTCATAGAAAGAGATGTTCAATTTGTCGCGCACTTGGGCACAAGAGGAACAATTGTCCAGCACTTCCTGTCCATGGCTGTGCAGAACGTCCCACTGAAGCTGCAGCAACACAACCAACTCAACCCACACAAAGTGAACCACAAACAACTCAACCCACACAAAGTGAACCACCACCAAGTCAACCACCTGCAACACCCACTCCACCTGCAGCACCAACCCCACCAGTTGCAGCACCAACCCCACCAGCACCAGGACCACCACCCAATACTGCAGTACAACAGCCAAGCCAACCATCTTATGGAATTAGAAAGATGAGGCCAAAAATGCAAATAAGAAGGCCACCACATCCATCAGCAGATTAA
- the LOC114194497 gene encoding uncharacterized protein LOC114194497 isoform X3, translated as MGVKNVGTGEEEVGGENVGTGEEEVGGENLGTDEAEVGGENLRTDEAEVGGENLGTGEAEVGVENVGTGEAEVGVENLGTVEAEVGVDKGLDNERDCDDERVEVDSWIDSDADCIGDSDGDEWGCGNGGTEGVVDVEIDVDYGQGEVGPSSQNHDSEDSASESENDGRSRDRGLSDNSWESEELCSIEGSGSETEHDGMSGYFGTFKKPKSMADYKWEVGTTFVDKEQFVDGVRTYAVHAGRNLKFDKNDKERVRVRCLGAQGKCDWSLYCGFLVSCQTWQLRKVQNRHKCSREFSINLMNSKWLSKTLDNTLIENPNLKLVDIHNKAARKWNTKVSVSMAHRAKQLAAKVVEGSFKDQYRRIYDYAHEIIRSNPGSTVKVKVEDVNDEKIFMQIYTCLKACKDNFVSCRPIIGLDGCFLKGQYGGELLTAVGCDANDQMLPIAYAVVEVENKDTWTWFLELLIEDLGGDDVCRFCTFMSDQQKGLLPAIQDLLPGAEQRFCMRHLYSNFRKKFGSKQLKSLMWKAATCTHPRAWEREMHNIKEVNEDAFKYLIAIPPRYWSRSRFTMQAKCDTLVNNMSEAFNSVIVDARSKPIISMLEDIRLYIMKRWSKNRSKVQKYEGDICPKIRARLSKESDQTNWSGQKLFEVRHVSLIGDKFTVNIESQECSCRKWLISGIPCCHAIAALNFLNLKAEDYIPHWFRRTTYEEIYNSIVLPANGQLFWETTAFPDVLPPLKRRLPGRPKKKRRLEAWELTKDNNQMRPGGHRKRCSICRALGHKRNNCPALPVHGCAERPTEAAATQPTQPTQSEPQTTQPTQSEPPPSQPPATPTPPAAPTPPVAAPTPPAPGPPPNTAVQQPSQPSYGIRKMRPKMQIRRPPHPSAD; from the exons ATGGGAGTTAAGAATGTGGGCACAGGTGAAGAAGAAGTTGGAGGTGAGAATGTGGGCACAGGTGAAGAAGAAGTTGGAGGTGAGAATCTGGGTACAGATGAAGCAGAAGTTGGAGGTGAGAATCTGCGTACAGATGAAGCAGAAGTTGGAGGTGAGAATCTGGGTACAGGTGAAGCAGAAGTTGGAGTTGAGAATGTGGGTACAGGTGAAGCAGAAGTTGGAGTTGAGAATTTGGGTACAGTTGAAGCAGAAGTTGGAGTTGATAAAGGGCTGGATAATGAAAGGGATTGTGATGATGAAAGGGTTGAGGTTGATAGTTGGATTGATTCTGATGCAGACTGTATAGGAGATAGTGATGGAGACGAATGGGGTTGTGGTAATGGAGGTACTGAAGGCGTAGTTGATGTAGAAATAGATGTTGATTATGGTCAAGGCGAAGTTGGTCCTAGTTCACAAAACCATGATAGTGAAGACAGTGCAAGTGAATCAGAAAATGATGGTAGGAGTAGAGATAGAGGACTGTCTGATAATAGTTGGGAGTCAGAAGAGTTATGTAGCATTGAAGGCAGTGGTAGTGAGACAGAACATGATGGGATGAGTGGTTATTTTGGTACATTTAAGAAGCCTAAGTCCATGGCTGATTACAAATGGGAGGTGGGGACAACCTTTGTGGACAAGGAACAATTTGTTGATGGGGTACGAACGTATGCTGTTCATGCTGGTAGGAACTTGAAGTTTGACAAAAATGACAAGGAAAGAGTGCGGGTGAGATGTTTAGGGGCGCAAGGAAAGTGCGACTGGTCCCTTTATTGTGGATTTCTGGTTTCTTGTCAAACATGGCAGCTTAGGAAAGTTCAAAACCGTCATAAGTGCAGCAGAGAATTTAGTATAAATTTGATGAATTCAAAATGGTTGAGTAAAACCTTAGACAACACATTAATAGAGAATCCTAATTTGAAGCTGGTTGATATACATAATAAAGCTGCAAGGAAATGGAATACAAAGGTGTCAGTTTCAATGGCTCATAGGGCAAAGCAACTAGCAGCGAAGGTGGTTGAAGGATCTTTTAAAGATCAGTATAGAAGGATTTATGATTATGCTCATGAGATAATCAGATCAAATCCCGGATCTACAGTTAAAGTTAAAGTGGAAGATGTTAATGATGAGAAGATTTTCATGCAAATTTACACATGTCTAAAGGCATGCAAGGACAACTTTGTCAGTTGTCGACCCATAATAGGCCTTGATGGTTGTTTTTTGAAAGGACAATATGGGGGTGAGCTACTCACTGCTGTAGGTTGTGACGCAAATGACCAAATGCTTCCTATAGCCTACGCAGTAGTTGAAGTTGAGAACAAAGACACATGGACCTGGTTTTTGGAGTTGCTGATTGAGGACCTGGGAGGTGATGATGTATGTAGGTTCTGCACATTTATGTCCGACCAGCAAAAG GGTTTGCTTCCTGCCATACAAGACCTACTGCCTGGCGCTGAGCAAAGGTTTTGTATGCGTCATTTGTACAGCAATTTCAGAAAGAAGTTTGGAAGCAAGCAACTAAAAAGCTTGATGTGGAAGGCTGCAACCTGCACGCACCCAAGAGCATGGGAAAGAGAAATGCATAACATTAAAGAAGTGAACGAGGACGCCTTCAAATACCTAATAGCAATACCACCAAG ATATTGGTCCAGGTCTAGGTTTACCATGCAAGCCAAATGTGACACGTTGGTAAACAACATGAGTGAAGCCTTCAATAGCGTAATTGTGGATGCAAGATCCAAGCCAATCATCTCAATGCTGGAAGACATCCGTTTGTATATTATGAAAAGGTGGTCCAAGAATAGATCCAAGGTGCAGAAGTACGAGGGAGATATATGCCCTAAGATTCGCGCCAGATTGTCAAAAGAGTCTGACCAAACTAA TTGGTCAGGTCAGAAGTTGTTTGAAGTTAGGCATGTCTCATTAATTGGAGACAAGTTCACTGTCAACATAGAAAGCCAGGAATGCAGCTGCAGGAAATGGCTCATTAGTGGGATCCCATGCTGCCATGCAATTGCTGCACTGAACTTCCTCAACTTGAAGGCAGAAGATTACATTCCACATTGGTTCAGACGTACAACATATGAAGAGATATACAACTCCATAGTTCTTCCTGCCAATGGCCAACTTTTCTGGGAAACAACTGCCTTTCCTGATGTTCTACCACCACTTAAAAGAAGGCTGCCAGGGAGaccaaagaagaagagaaggctGGAAGCTTGGGAACTTACAAAAGATAACAACCAAATGAGGCCAGGTGGTCATAGAAAGAGATGTTCAATTTGTCGCGCACTTGGGCACAAGAGGAACAATTGTCCAGCACTTCCTGTCCATGGCTGTGCAGAACGTCCCACTGAAGCTGCAGCAACACAACCAACTCAACCCACACAAAGTGAACCACAAACAACTCAACCCACACAAAGTGAACCACCACCAAGTCAACCACCTGCAACACCCACTCCACCTGCAGCACCAACCCCACCAGTTGCAGCACCAACCCCACCAGCACCAGGACCACCACCCAATACTGCAGTACAACAGCCAAGCCAACCATCTTATGGAATTAGAAAGATGAGGCCAAAAATGCAAATAAGAAGGCCACCACATCCATCAGCAGATTAA
- the LOC114194214 gene encoding uncharacterized protein LOC114194214, whose amino-acid sequence MSRGASSSSCNSWVNRTCNSCHGGSRVSGSPPICDCGDIVVVRTARTTKNLGKQFWGCANFKRCGEDVLGCNFFKWCYEEGADERDAIIARQRQKIAYIENALTVWKKRMQMSLAVIGVLIVMIVVGFMGCNCR is encoded by the exons ATGTCTCGTGgggcatcttcatcttcttgcaaCAGTTGGGTTAATCGGACTTGCAATTCCTGCCATGGTGGTTCTAGGGTTTCAGGGTCACCCCCAATTTGCGATTGCGGAGACATTGTAGTGGTGCGCACAGCTAGAACTACAAAGAATTTGGGTAAACAATTTTGGGGCTGTGCGAACTTTAAG AGATGTGGTGAAGATGTGTTGGGATGCAACTTTTTCAAGTGGTGTTACGAAGAGGGTGCTGATGAGCGAGATGCCATTATCGCTAGGCAAAGGCAGAAGATTGCTTATATTGAAAATGCATTGACTGTTTGGAAAAAACGGATGCAAATGTCATTAGCTGTGATAGGTGTTCTTATTGTAATGATTGTAGTTGGTTTTATGGGTTGTAATTGTCGTTGA